CAGTTCAAGAGTTTTAATGTGAATAACTGATAGTTATACGACGCACGCAAACCGAATTGAACATGCGCCAAAACAAGAACATACATGTTTGTACATGATTCCCCCCACCCATGGAAGcactatttttcttttcggaaGGGCAAAGGGAAAGAACTGCAAAAGAGGGCATCATGTGGAAGCAAGCCAAGCGCGACAGACGATAAATGACGCCATGTTTTTTCGCGCCCAAAAGGGCTTGTGGCGTTGCTTTTACACAATTAAGAGTGAAttcaaaaaaagggtttcgaCAAATAGCGCCCTTTCTGTACAAGGATAATATCCTGTCGGAATGTTGccacatcagcagcagctgcgcGCGCGGATTACGCACGAATATTTGACCCAAACTGTTGCTAAATTATTGGTTCTCTGAACACGCTTACGTAAAATGGAAAGACAACCCTGCACCCAAGCCACGCTACACCGGTTGAACGCGCTTGTGTGCGGGGGGTCTAACGCACACAGTTCAGAGAAAATTCGCACATTCCTGCGTACTAATGGACGCACGCGTACACGCGCACAGTGAACCCATCTCTACACCACACAACAGAAAGGTAAAGCATTATCTTTTTTCAGGAAGAATTGGTGGCCCTGAAAAGGGCCGATTGGTTGCGCGATTTGCTCTCCGAATCGCGTGGGGTGATGGTGGCGTCGGGAATCTCGCTTAACCTCCAAAACCGTACAGCGTGCGGCCCTGGCGCTTCAACGCGTAGACGACATCCATGGCGGTGACTGTCTTCCGCTTGGCGTGTTCCGTGTACGTAACCGCATCACGGATCACGTTCTCGAGGAACACCTTCAGCACGCCACGCGTCTCTTCGTAGATCAACCCCGAGATGCGCTTCACTCCGCCACGGCGAGCCAGACGACGGATGGCGGGCTTGGTGATTCCCTGGATGTTATCGCGCAACACTTTGCGGTGACGCTTGGCTCCTCCTTTGCCCAGTCCCTTTCCTCCTTTACCGCGGCCAgtcatgatgatgatttaggtAGCTTTTAACGATGCGTTCACTTCAACTGCTTCACTTGTAATGGCATTTTCGAGGAAAAACGGTTCTATTTATAATACACAAGAACGACACGACACAATGTATATACACACGTAGAGTGTCTGTaaaggtgtgtgcgtgtagctCACCTTCTTCTGCTCTGTACGTTGCTCAACTTTGTAGAACCGTTTGGGAACCGGTTCAAACATGTTGAACTTTCGACGCCATATTGAAAATTGGGATGATAGTGATGGGCAAAAACCTCGTGCTTGAACCACTTCGATAGCGTATGCTCAACgtgaaattgatgattttgatAGCATTATGAAAGATATTTGGAAAAGTAAATCTACTTCTATTAACATCAATGAACATACAAAATAGTACCTGTAATGCATAGTAACAAAGATTGTTAATATGTATTGTAtttatatgaataaaaaagcacTAAAGGACTGGTACGAAATTGTTAGAATTTACGTTAAAGAATCAGCTCGCAGAGAGCATTTTTCTACTCGTCACACAACTCGGTTTATTAACACACGTCTAGATTATGCAACATACTAGATCGGAAGTAGTTAGAAGAATGATATTACATTAGTTCGTCTGCGTTGCACAATGGGTTATCTCATGTCCAACACTCCTCCTCAACGAAGACGAGTTTACTTCCTGACGCCGATAGCTTCGCGATGTTTCTCGAGTTTGATGCGCTCCAACGGCTTGGTCATCATATCGGCTTGCATTTCATCTGTTGGCAAATAAAGGAGATCAATTATACCCCTTTTTCGCAGATCTTTAGTGTATGCATGCTTGGTATCAATATGCTTCGATCGATTGTCGATGCGATCAGACTCAACCATCTTAATGCAAGACTGGTTGTCTTCCCAGATGACGACGGTTCCTGGATCTGCTTCTCCCAAATCATGCAACAATCTTCTGATCCACATCAGCTCCTGGCAGCACGTCGATAGGGCCACGAATTCTGCTTCTGTTGATGATAAAGACACGCAGGTCTGCTTTCTAGTAGCCCATGAAATCAAACCTCCGCCGTATTTGATCAGAAATCCAGAGTTGGACTTTCTGTCGATTTCGTTGCCTGCCCAATCAGCATCCGCAAAACATTCTAGCTTTCCTGCTCCGCTGCCCAGGTGCAGACGAAGATCTTTAGTACCTTTCAGATACCGTAGCACTCGTTTAGCTTCCGTCCAGTCACGGTTTGTTGGCATAGACACCTTTCTACACAGTATGGATGTACTAACACTGATGTCCGGTCGCGTGTTCACCGATACGTAAAGCAAACTTCCTACCAATGACCGATACGATGTATTGGTTTCCATTACTTTCTCCTCCTTTTGCTTTAGGTAGCAGGGATCGAGCGGAATCTTTGATGGGTTTGCATCCTCGTGTCCGAATCTGCCAACTATCTTTTCGATATAACTCTTCTGGTTAAGTACGTAGTGTCCGTCTACTTTCTCTATGTGGATGCCTAGAAATTGCCGCAAATCTCCCAGGTTGGACAGCTTAAACTGTTCTTTTAACACAGTGCTAATGTTATTGAATTCTATTTCGGATTTGCAAAACACCACCATATCGTCCACGTAGATCAATATGAAGCTCCTTTCGCCTTCCTCGTCCTTTACGTATAAGCACGAATCTGCCAGGCCAGGTTGGAACCCCATCTTCTTGAACACTCCGTCGATCTTTTTATTCCAGACCCGTGCAGATTGTTTTAAACCGTACAGGCTCCGTTTAAGTCGGCACACTAGATTTTCATCCGACTGGAACCCTGGAGGCTGCTTCATATATATTTCTTCGTCCAGATCTCCATACAAGTACGCACTCTTTATGTCCAGATGTTTAACCACCATACGCTTCCGAGATGCTATCGACAGCAAAGTCCGAAAAGTGGTTTGTTTCGCCACGGGGGCAAAAACTTCATCATAATCTGTGCCGAACTGTTGGGAGAATCCTTGTGCGACCAATCTCGCCTTGTACCGTACCACTTGAccattttcgttttcctttcgcttgtaGGTCCATTTACAGCCGACTACTTTCTTTCCCGCGGGTAGCGGTACTAACTCCCACGTCTGGTTTTCATTTAACGAATTTATTTCGTCTTCCATGGCTGACTGCCAAGCATCCTTTTCTGCATGCTGTATTGCTTCCGAGTAACTTCGGGGCTCGCTTGCGTCATGCTTTGTCAATCCCGATACCTCGATATACCGCTCCGGTGGGACTCCTTTAGTAACTCGATCAGATCTTCTAGGACCAATTCCAGTGTTCACGTTGTCGTTGCTACAGGATGATGAGTCTTCATCGTTTTCACTGTTAGCCGAATCGAATGTTTCATCCTCGTCATCGCTATTTTCTTCTAGATGACATGAAGGTTGCTTCAACGTGGATTCGTATTCGATCTCCTCCTCGATGGCTTTCATTGGAGACGTTGGTCTGACTCTGTTAGCGctaaaatgagaattttcgacaaaacgaACATCCCGGCTAACAATAATCTGTCGCGTTTCCTGGTCAACAAATCTGTATGCTTTATGATCTGGTGAGTATCCCACGAACGTGAGTCGTTTTGCGGTAGAGGAGAGTTTGTTACGCTTTTCTTTCGGTATATGTACCCAGGCGCTGCAACCGAATACCTTGAGGTGCTTGACATTTGGCTTAACACCATGCCACAACTCGAATGGTGACCGCTTTACTGCTTTTGTAGGTAAAATATTTTGGAGGTAAACTGCAGTGTTTAGAGCCTCCGCCCAGTACCATTGGTGCATATTAGCATCGGCAAGTAAGCATCTCACCATTTCGACGAGATAACGGTTCTTCCGTTCTGCCACTCCATTTTGCTGAGGACTGTATCCTGCGGTATACTGCGCCTGTATGCCGTGACGTTTATAAAATTCTTTCAACTTGTGCCCACGGTATTCTCCTCCTTGATCCGATCTGATAATTTTCGGGTTGCGACCGAAAATATTCTTTACCATCGATACGTACTCCTCGATTTTACCAGCAACGTCTGATTTGTGTTTTAAGAAATAAAGAACACAATACCGAGAATAATCGTCGATCACAGTCATAAAGTATCGATATCCGGTTACGGAAGGTGTTTCTACAGGCCCACAGACATCTGTGTGTACTAGATCCATCGGAGCCTTCGTCGATGATAGAGATTCCTTCGGAAAAGGTGTACGCACGCTTTTACATTTCATGCAGCATTCACAGGGTTCATCAACGCCACAGTGCACCATTTTGTATCCAGTGACAAGGTTTTCTCTGGCCAGACGGTCAATTGCTCTCATCTCACGGTGCCCGAATCTTTTGTGCCATACGTGCTCACAGTCCATGTTGTGGTGGCTTTGAGTCGCCAACACGGCCCTGCAGGGTTGCTTCAGAACATATAGGCCGTTAACTGGATATGCACAGGCAACGGTCTCTTTTCCCGCCGTGATTCGACATCCTATTCGATCGTTAAATGTCACTGTAGCACCTCTCTGGATAATTTGCGACACCGACAGCAGGTTGAGAGTTAAACTTGGTGTGTATAAAGCGTCGCTTAATTTAACCTCCCTGGGCTCTCCATTTTCGTTGCATAGGTTTACCATCGCGGTACCCTTGCCTATTACTGGAGCCTGTTTTCCATCTGCCAGCCTCACCGATTTTACATCACTGCTTCTTAATTCTCTGAAACAATCCCGGTCTGCGACGGTGTGGCTGGATGCACCAGAATCTACAACccaaattttgcttttatcaTCCGTTTCACTTACCCCTGCAAACGCGAATGATACACTGTCGTCCTTCTTCTGTGGTTTGCCACGGCTGCTGCTTCTGTCAGACGCTCGAACCAATTGTGGACATTTCGGCTTCTTGTGGCCCGTCTTGTTGCAATGGTAACACACGATCGGCTTCCTCTGCTTGCTATGTCGTCCGATGCCAACCTCCAGCACGGAATCCGTTGTTACCTCGCGTTGCTTATCGGCCTCATCGATCAGCTTACTCTTCACGAGCTCCATTGTGAGATCGTCGTCTCCGCGAGCCTCCAATGCAGTGGAGAGTGTGGCGAAGGAGTTTGGCAGGCTCCGCAGAATCATCGCGACCCTGAGGTTTTCTGGCAACTCCTGTCCAGCATTTCGCAGCTGCTCGAACAAATCTTCCATTTTGAATATGTGTTCGACCATATCTTCGCCATCCGAGTATCGCTTATCACAAATCCTTTTTAGAAGTGAAACTTTAGAGGTTAGAGTTGTTTTGCGATGATGGTTCTGTAGCGACAACCAAGCCTCACGTGCCGTCCTCGAAGCACGAATTAACCCGTGTTGGTTGTCCTCTATCAGCAAACCGATTGTCGCCCTGGATTTTAGAACACCAGCATCCCATGTAGCCTGCGATTCGCTATCCGGTTTGACACCCGGTTCTACGAAGCGCCAAAGCTCCTCACGGACGAGTAACAGCTCCACCTTAAAACGCCAACTGTTGTAATTGCTGTTATTCAGCTTTGATATGTTGAATCGGCTTCCCTCCATTTTCGACAGCAAAAGGATTTACAGTAGATAAAGCGGTGTGCgctgggcccataacctgttaGAATTTACGTTAAAGAATCAGCTCGCAGAGAGCATTTTTCTACTCGTCACACAACTCGGTTTATTAACACACGTCTAGATTATGCAACATACTAGATCGGAAGTAGTTAGAAGAATGATATTACATT
The DNA window shown above is from Anopheles funestus chromosome 3RL, idAnoFuneDA-416_04, whole genome shotgun sequence and carries:
- the LOC125767862 gene encoding histone H4, with product MTGRGKGGKGLGKGGAKRHRKVLRDNIQGITKPAIRRLARRGGVKRISGLIYEETRGVLKVFLENVIRDAVTYTEHAKRKTVTAMDVVYALKRQGRTLYGFGG